In one window of Cyanobacteriota bacterium DNA:
- a CDS encoding acyl-CoA dehydrogenase family protein, with translation MTICFDLDDTQKDLQRLAREFAEKEIKPLAEEHDREAKFPMAIAKKAFDLGLMNPGFPEYVGGMGLGITEEVIMAEELATACSGISTALYANMLAAAPLLVVDNHDINKKFLAPMMEELQFASYCVTEPGCGSDVANAKTTAKKVGDEYIITGNKQWITGAAHAKWFYVLASTDLSAGHNGLSCFVVPADLPGVTVQKKEDMMGQRASTTHAVTFEEVKIPAANLLGAEGEGFKISMKAFDKTRPGVAAGAVGIIRASMEYAKQYSMERTSFGMPIAMHQAVSFMVAEMAMKLEAARLLTWRSAVMIDSGTRNTKYAAFAKAFAADAAMESATNAVQVYGGYGYSREYPVEKLMRDAKIYQIYEGTSQIQRLIIAKELFLRGA, from the coding sequence CGATCGAGAGGCCAAATTTCCAATGGCGATTGCAAAGAAAGCTTTTGACCTTGGTTTAATGAATCCTGGTTTTCCTGAGTATGTTGGTGGCATGGGACTTGGAATTACTGAAGAAGTAATTATGGCTGAAGAACTTGCAACAGCTTGTAGTGGAATCTCAACTGCGCTTTATGCAAATATGCTTGCAGCCGCTCCTCTGCTCGTTGTCGATAATCACGATATCAACAAAAAGTTTTTGGCTCCAATGATGGAAGAACTTCAATTCGCTTCTTACTGTGTCACAGAGCCAGGTTGCGGATCTGACGTTGCTAACGCCAAGACCACTGCCAAAAAAGTTGGCGATGAATATATTATCACCGGTAACAAACAATGGATCACCGGAGCAGCTCATGCCAAGTGGTTTTATGTACTTGCTTCAACTGACCTAAGTGCCGGACACAATGGACTTAGTTGCTTTGTAGTACCTGCTGATCTTCCTGGAGTTACCGTACAAAAGAAAGAAGACATGATGGGTCAGCGCGCAAGCACTACTCACGCTGTCACTTTTGAAGAAGTTAAAATCCCAGCAGCCAACCTCTTAGGTGCTGAGGGAGAGGGTTTCAAGATCTCAATGAAGGCTTTTGACAAGACTCGTCCTGGTGTTGCAGCTGGCGCTGTTGGAATCATTCGCGCTTCAATGGAATATGCAAAACAATATTCAATGGAAAGAACTAGTTTTGGAATGCCGATTGCAATGCATCAAGCCGTGAGTTTTATGGTTGCAGAAATGGCAATGAAACTTGAAGCTGCTCGTCTTCTCACTTGGAGATCTGCTGTAATGATTGATAGTGGTACTCGCAATACTAAGTATGCTGCTTTTGCCAAAGCCTTTGCTGCTGACGCTGCGATGGAATCAGCAACTAATGCTGTCCAGGTTTATGGTGGCTATGGTTACTCACGCGAGTATCCAGTAGAAAAACTAATGCGCGATGCTAAGATCTACCAAATCTATGAAGGTACTTCACAAATCCAAAGATTGATTATCGCCAAAGAATTATTTTTGCGCGGAGCTTAA
- the rlmN gene encoding 23S rRNA (adenine(2503)-C(2))-methyltransferase RlmN: MSKKCLIGMNQADLESFMKELGLEKFRAKQIYEWIYKKSVRDFSEMTNLSQKARDLIAAKANIGSLKLVTRETSSDGTEKFLFETADGEKLESVLMFFENDDYDEDDDFYDTPAGRYSACISSQVGCAVACPFCATGTLGLKKNLNSSEIIEQILFMQNLSSQRISNIVYMGQGEPFNNYDAVLESIRKTQADIGIGARRITVSTSGVIPKINALAKEDLQITLALSLHDPTNEGRDFLVPINRKWPVFEVIDALKDYVDKTNRRVTIEYVLLDGVNDSIEKAKILGNLIKDLHCNINLIPYNQTNTNDPFSRSSSKNISDFTHVLRQYCKGKTVTVRKERGHDINAACGQLANSVS; encoded by the coding sequence GTGTCAAAAAAATGCCTAATAGGAATGAATCAAGCAGACTTAGAATCCTTTATGAAGGAACTAGGGCTTGAAAAATTTCGTGCCAAACAAATATACGAATGGATTTATAAAAAATCAGTTCGTGATTTTAGTGAGATGACGAATCTCTCACAAAAAGCCCGTGACCTGATTGCTGCTAAAGCCAATATAGGTTCACTCAAACTGGTAACTAGAGAAACCAGTTCTGATGGCACTGAGAAATTCTTGTTTGAAACTGCTGACGGTGAGAAGCTTGAATCTGTACTGATGTTTTTTGAAAACGATGATTACGATGAAGATGATGATTTCTATGATACTCCGGCTGGTCGCTATAGCGCTTGTATCAGCTCCCAAGTTGGCTGCGCAGTTGCTTGTCCCTTTTGTGCTACTGGCACTCTTGGTCTCAAAAAGAATCTCAACTCTAGTGAAATCATTGAACAGATTTTGTTTATGCAAAACCTCAGCAGTCAACGCATTAGCAATATTGTCTACATGGGTCAGGGAGAGCCTTTCAATAACTATGACGCAGTGCTCGAATCCATCAGAAAAACCCAAGCAGATATTGGGATTGGTGCAAGACGCATCACTGTCTCAACAAGTGGTGTCATTCCAAAAATCAACGCACTAGCCAAAGAAGACTTGCAAATTACTTTAGCCTTGTCTCTTCACGATCCAACCAATGAAGGTAGAGACTTCCTTGTGCCTATTAATCGCAAATGGCCAGTCTTTGAAGTGATTGATGCACTCAAAGACTATGTCGACAAAACTAATAGACGGGTAACTATTGAGTATGTCTTACTTGATGGCGTTAACGACTCTATTGAAAAAGCTAAGATCCTAGGTAACTTGATTAAAGACCTTCATTGTAATATCAATCTTATTCCTTATAACCAAACAAACACAAACGATCCTTTCTCTCGTTCTAGCTCTAAAAATATTTCAGATTTTACTCATGTACTCAGACAATATTGCAAAGGCAAGACTGTTACTGTACGTAAAGAAAGAGGTCATGATATTAATGCGGCGTGCGGCCAGCTAGCAAATTCAGTAAGTTAA
- a CDS encoding transglycosylase SLT domain-containing protein: protein MLFKKKEFKYFSYILAAFIILGSAALYYIETQGIFKYPQVSQAQYQEYDEAIRHAIQTSKQDTTEAITILENLPTLPKLLENRRNYILAKLYQIINEPVLAFLHAYDIEQDYLTKFSLSMRSKIAEQIGLEGIVVKDLGFLAKKFPQDPRFLYELSKSYSRQNRVVEARKSFKKIQTLFPDSDYSLGSEYYLANLSKENEKKFPRLRTYLTKSPNGNLAYLISDQIQSLEPMERKEFDDLSNYMALSYYNREDYDKAIKLFNKELDNPDLYLEAYANTLAKLHRKQEARALLLEKLPEIKDLDKASRLVELICDLSDKSQAIANLQALENKLAKIKDKILWELAKRTKTKESYQLVYKNYPKSFYAAESMSQVFWKEYERKNYHGAIEIFKVHWKTYPSTNSHPFVAFWAAKAYDKLNQHDDAVTALHNLIIEHPRDYYGYRAEQIINGDKDWFKLPSSNHFNSLPDWDWPEVYKDAKVAELYGADVLELSKIGEYSFLLENENQEALNFDKNFKMWLYAQADDYLKAISTAYFSLDKSAPVNYNEIKFIYAFPMPYSDIITDEISKNRKIDPMLAHSLIKQESRYQKDIVSKVGAIGLMQLMPYTARALARDMGMQAPQVSDLMQPEINIKLGVRYMEDVFQTFDNNMIHAIASYNAGPVAIKGWKKRFDKLDPDEFIENIPYDETKTYVKHVLNNYWVYKQLYH, encoded by the coding sequence GTGTTGTTCAAAAAAAAAGAATTCAAGTATTTTAGTTACATACTTGCAGCTTTTATTATTCTTGGTTCTGCTGCACTTTATTATATAGAAACTCAAGGGATTTTCAAATACCCACAAGTTAGTCAAGCACAGTATCAAGAATATGATGAAGCTATCAGGCATGCCATCCAAACTTCTAAGCAAGACACCACTGAAGCTATAACAATCTTAGAAAATCTTCCAACGCTTCCTAAATTATTAGAAAATCGCAGGAACTATATACTTGCCAAGCTTTATCAAATAATTAATGAACCTGTTCTAGCATTTTTGCACGCCTACGATATCGAACAAGATTATTTGACCAAATTCAGTCTATCAATGCGTTCCAAGATAGCTGAACAAATTGGACTAGAAGGAATTGTGGTTAAGGATTTAGGTTTCCTTGCCAAGAAATTCCCGCAAGACCCGCGCTTTCTCTATGAATTATCAAAGTCATATTCACGACAAAATAGAGTAGTAGAAGCGCGTAAGAGCTTTAAAAAGATACAAACTTTATTTCCTGATTCTGATTATTCTCTGGGCTCTGAATACTATCTTGCTAATTTATCAAAAGAAAATGAAAAGAAATTTCCACGTCTTAGAACCTACCTAACTAAAAGCCCGAATGGCAACTTAGCTTACTTAATTTCTGATCAAATTCAAAGTCTAGAGCCCATGGAACGTAAAGAATTTGATGATCTGAGTAATTACATGGCATTGAGTTATTACAACAGAGAAGACTATGACAAAGCAATTAAACTTTTTAATAAGGAATTAGATAATCCAGATCTTTACCTAGAAGCTTACGCAAACACTCTTGCCAAACTTCATCGCAAACAAGAAGCAAGAGCTCTTTTACTTGAAAAACTCCCTGAAATCAAAGATTTAGACAAGGCTTCCCGTTTAGTTGAATTAATTTGTGATTTGTCAGATAAATCTCAAGCAATAGCCAATCTCCAAGCATTAGAGAATAAACTAGCAAAGATTAAAGACAAAATACTCTGGGAATTAGCCAAGCGTACTAAGACCAAAGAATCATATCAACTGGTTTACAAAAACTATCCCAAGAGTTTCTACGCAGCTGAAAGTATGTCACAAGTATTTTGGAAAGAATATGAAAGAAAGAATTATCATGGTGCAATTGAAATTTTCAAAGTGCATTGGAAGACTTACCCAAGTACTAATTCTCATCCCTTTGTTGCTTTCTGGGCAGCCAAAGCTTACGACAAACTTAATCAACATGATGATGCCGTAACTGCATTGCACAATCTAATCATCGAGCATCCACGTGACTATTACGGCTATAGAGCAGAACAAATCATCAACGGCGACAAGGATTGGTTCAAGTTACCAAGCTCAAATCACTTTAACAGTCTGCCTGACTGGGACTGGCCGGAGGTTTATAAAGATGCCAAGGTTGCAGAACTCTATGGAGCTGATGTACTAGAACTAAGCAAAATTGGTGAATATAGTTTCTTATTAGAAAATGAAAACCAAGAAGCTCTAAACTTCGACAAAAATTTTAAGATGTGGCTTTATGCTCAAGCTGATGATTACCTTAAAGCAATTAGCACAGCATATTTTTCACTTGATAAAAGTGCTCCCGTAAATTACAACGAGATCAAATTCATTTATGCATTCCCAATGCCATACTCAGATATCATTACTGATGAAATAAGCAAAAACCGCAAAATCGATCCGATGCTAGCTCATTCTTTAATTAAACAAGAATCTCGCTACCAAAAAGATATAGTAAGCAAGGTTGGTGCAATTGGTTTGATGCAATTGATGCCATATACAGCGCGAGCACTAGCTCGCGATATGGGGATGCAAGCACCACAAGTTAGTGACTTGATGCAACCAGAGATTAATATCAAACTTGGGGTTCGCTACATGGAAGATGTATTTCAGACTTTTGATAATAATATGATTCACGCTATCGCATCTTATAATGCTGGACCAGTTGCAATCAAAGGTTGGAAGAAGCGTTTCGATAAACTTGATCCTGACGAGTTTATCGAAAATATTCCATATGACGAGACCAAGACTTATGTTAAGCACGTTCTAAATAATTACTGGGTCTACAAGCAACTCTATCATTAG
- a CDS encoding flagellar type III secretion system pore protein FliP, with amino-acid sequence MESLTNLLPDLEPSLQIVGLLFLLSFLPVMVVTMTPFLRIVLVLSLLRQALGTQNAPPTLVLVALSLILTGYVLGPEITQINTRALVPLANNEIKLPKALDITYKELSGHMLRNVDVKDLKFFYTLSREPFPTSVDKIEVRELGTAYLLGELRRAFQIGFLVFIPFLVIDLIVANILLALGMIMLSPTIVSLPFKIMIFVAIDGWDLIVKGLVQSFN; translated from the coding sequence ATGGAATCACTCACAAATTTATTACCTGACTTAGAGCCTAGTCTACAAATTGTAGGCTTGTTGTTTTTACTAAGTTTTTTACCAGTGATGGTTGTAACCATGACACCGTTTTTACGTATAGTCTTGGTACTTTCTTTATTACGCCAAGCACTTGGTACACAAAATGCACCACCGACTTTAGTATTAGTTGCACTAAGTTTGATTCTTACTGGTTACGTACTTGGACCAGAAATTACTCAAATAAACACAAGAGCACTTGTACCACTTGCAAATAATGAAATTAAATTACCCAAAGCTCTTGATATTACTTATAAAGAATTATCGGGTCACATGCTGCGCAATGTTGACGTCAAAGATCTCAAGTTCTTTTATACACTAAGCAGAGAGCCGTTCCCTACAAGTGTTGACAAGATCGAAGTACGCGAACTTGGTACCGCATATCTACTTGGTGAATTGCGCAGAGCCTTTCAAATTGGTTTTCTAGTATTTATACCGTTCTTGGTAATCGATTTGATTGTTGCCAATATTCTACTAGCATTAGGGATGATTATGCTTTCACCTACTATCGTATCCTTGCCGTTTAAGATCATGATTTTCGTTGCTATTGATGGTTGGGATTTAATTGTCAAAGGATTAGTACAGAGTTTCAATTAA
- a CDS encoding flagellar biosynthetic protein FliQ — protein sequence MPQAIREGIFTILFISGPLVVLAAGLGLTIGIIQAATQVQEQTLGSAVKIIGLFMALIIFGFYMFQYMSKYAAQNLERAFKLVPTLGVKVLPRRNFLEIPRDEDSPTQMTASLPEIQSHDKKGSGHADIGHDPDIEDINSGVKQDTIGQAASQSRPNPDIEAIKKQKLTLVQELAQTKKEASNIKPTIATPSPVTAKPVVQKPQTQVYKPQPQPVVSTPVEKQEPKRLTRSSVSGRLNKLQGAGQ from the coding sequence ATGCCACAAGCTATAAGAGAAGGGATTTTTACGATATTGTTCATATCGGGACCTCTTGTTGTTTTAGCTGCTGGACTAGGTCTTACTATTGGTATTATTCAAGCTGCAACTCAGGTACAAGAACAAACCCTTGGTTCAGCCGTCAAAATCATCGGACTATTTATGGCTTTGATTATTTTTGGTTTCTACATGTTCCAATACATGAGTAAATATGCCGCGCAAAATCTTGAACGAGCTTTTAAATTAGTACCAACCCTTGGTGTCAAAGTCTTGCCCCGCCGCAACTTCCTTGAAATCCCAAGAGATGAAGACTCACCTACTCAAATGACAGCTAGTTTACCCGAGATTCAATCTCATGATAAAAAAGGCTCTGGGCATGCTGACATAGGACATGATCCAGATATCGAGGATATCAACTCGGGAGTAAAGCAGGATACTATTGGACAAGCAGCTTCTCAATCAAGACCAAACCCTGATATTGAAGCTATCAAAAAACAAAAACTAACCTTGGTACAGGAACTAGCCCAAACCAAAAAAGAAGCAAGCAACATCAAACCTACTATTGCAACTCCTTCTCCAGTAACTGCCAAGCCAGTAGTTCAAAAACCACAAACACAAGTATACAAACCACAGCCACAACCTGTCGTGAGCACACCAGTAGAAAAGCAAGAGCCAAAACGTCTCACACGTAGTTCCGTTAGTGGCAGACTTAACAAGCTACAAGGAGCTGGCCAATAG
- a CDS encoding flagellar biosynthetic protein FliR produces the protein MDLFADLFRQNLFAQIGNTVIALSFVMVRILAFMHFAPIFSHKSVPSHVRIAFTVFLTSMLAPQAFNAVVPAEGYSILYVLFANFALGFIIGFTTNILFVTITAGGEMMDASMGFSSGQMFDPSLGSQTTILGKFMGSLAIVVFFYIDGPQTLIQGLYNSFELFSLFDPSMDINMPKIIHLVGDIIHMGFILVSPVVLTILVNDLVLGLLSRASPQINAFQISFTVKPMVGISILLIILPLFFSAVANFLGNHSRLY, from the coding sequence ATGGATTTATTTGCAGATTTATTCAGGCAAAACCTCTTTGCTCAAATAGGCAATACCGTAATTGCACTGAGTTTTGTTATGGTGAGAATATTAGCCTTCATGCACTTTGCGCCAATCTTCTCTCACAAAAGCGTACCTTCTCATGTGAGAATTGCTTTCACTGTTTTTTTAACTAGCATGCTAGCGCCTCAAGCTTTTAATGCGGTGGTACCTGCAGAGGGTTACTCAATACTTTATGTACTCTTTGCCAACTTTGCTTTGGGTTTCATTATTGGTTTTACAACTAATATATTGTTTGTGACAATCACTGCTGGCGGTGAGATGATGGACGCTTCGATGGGTTTCTCTTCTGGTCAGATGTTTGATCCTAGTCTTGGAAGTCAGACAACAATACTTGGTAAATTCATGGGCTCCTTGGCGATTGTAGTTTTCTTTTATATCGATGGGCCACAGACCCTGATTCAAGGTCTTTATAATAGTTTTGAACTGTTTTCTTTGTTTGATCCCAGTATGGATATTAATATGCCAAAGATCATTCATCTTGTCGGTGACATTATTCATATGGGCTTTATTTTAGTGAGTCCCGTAGTTTTGACCATCTTAGTAAATGACCTGGTGCTTGGGTTACTATCAAGAGCATCTCCGCAAATCAATGCTTTCCAGATCAGTTTCACCGTTAAACCAATGGTTGGTATCTCAATTCTTTTGATTATTTTACCGCTATTCTTCAGTGCTGTAGCCAATTTCCTAGGTAATCATTCAAGGTTATATTAG
- a CDS encoding ribonuclease HI family protein produces the protein MSIAVIYTDGASKGNPGESSIGVSILEGHQEVATISKAIGVATNNVAEYTALLEGLKKVKELGYRKVAVNADSELMIKQLKREYKVKNPDLKVIFLKLQDLIKDFDSVSFTHVRREFNTRADELANLAL, from the coding sequence ATGAGCATAGCTGTAATTTATACTGATGGCGCTTCTAAGGGTAATCCAGGAGAGTCTTCTATCGGGGTTTCGATTCTTGAAGGACATCAAGAAGTTGCAACTATTTCTAAGGCAATTGGAGTTGCAACTAATAATGTCGCTGAGTACACAGCGCTACTTGAAGGACTCAAAAAAGTCAAAGAACTTGGTTATCGCAAAGTTGCTGTTAACGCTGATAGTGAACTAATGATCAAGCAACTTAAAAGAGAGTATAAAGTCAAAAATCCTGATCTTAAAGTGATCTTTTTGAAGCTACAGGACTTAATCAAAGACTTTGATTCAGTGAGTTTTACTCATGTAAGAAGAGAGTTTAATACTAGAGCTGATGAGCTGGCGAATTTAGCGCTTTAA
- a CDS encoding HAD-IA family hydrolase → MSEDFSNIEAVILDKDGVFNDFHKVWLRIIAYRAQLIAELSAETSESLVAIRTACIRAMGVDEEDETIDPYGPCSLPLVNVRLVLATALYITMIEPEPTYQWSTAFEMIDRAIEITNEELSVAELAETFPGALEKIKDLSKSGLKLAVFTSDSDENTKICLEKFKIADLFKASQAAEIKTARLYKELCNQLGVKPENTLMVTDSPHDLRIAKEAGAMTALVLTGIVRPAQNISHMEDLFDVVYDSLADLDLGVTINA, encoded by the coding sequence ATGAGCGAAGATTTTAGTAATATCGAAGCAGTAATACTAGACAAGGACGGGGTTTTTAATGACTTCCATAAAGTTTGGTTGAGGATTATTGCTTACCGTGCACAATTAATTGCTGAACTGAGTGCAGAAACTTCAGAGAGCTTAGTTGCGATTCGTACAGCTTGCATTAGAGCAATGGGAGTTGATGAAGAAGATGAAACAATTGATCCTTATGGACCTTGTTCTTTGCCTTTAGTCAATGTGCGTTTAGTTTTAGCAACAGCACTTTATATAACGATGATAGAACCTGAGCCAACTTATCAGTGGTCAACAGCGTTTGAGATGATTGATAGAGCAATTGAGATTACTAATGAAGAGCTGAGTGTTGCAGAACTTGCTGAGACTTTTCCAGGTGCACTTGAGAAAATCAAAGACTTGTCTAAGTCTGGGCTCAAGCTTGCGGTCTTTACTTCTGATAGTGATGAGAATACTAAGATATGTTTAGAGAAATTCAAGATTGCTGATTTGTTTAAAGCAAGCCAAGCAGCTGAAATTAAGACCGCTAGATTATATAAAGAGCTTTGCAATCAGCTTGGTGTTAAGCCTGAGAACACGCTGATGGTGACAGATTCACCTCATGATTTAAGAATTGCCAAGGAAGCTGGCGCCATGACAGCTCTTGTTTTGACGGGCATAGTTAGACCAGCACAAAACATTAGTCACATGGAAGATTTGTTTGATGTAGTTTATGATTCATTAGCAGATTTGGATTTGGGCGTAACCATTAACGCATGA
- the tsaD gene encoding tRNA (adenosine(37)-N6)-threonylcarbamoyltransferase complex transferase subunit TsaD yields the protein MIVLGIETSCDETALAIVENGRKVIANKVYSQIAKHRNWGGVIPELASRLHLDVINDLLAELFQDCNLSMEDIDTIAVSSGPGLVGSLMVGANLAKVLAWLYNKPLVEVNHLHGHVCANFLDSELEPPFLCMLASGGHTQIIEMQSYTQMKILAETVDDAAGEAFDKVARLMGLPYPGGPEIDKLAQGHCELARNVNPELNQYQFPVAMPKSLDFSFSGLKTAVLRLKEKIGDETWEQDKAAIAHGFQETVAKTFYQKTLAVSELAGISKIVLAGGVSANTAVRRLFKEKFSQEPYELVIPGLAYCTDNAAMIASAGFYLAQEQTTITTDYSFEVYSRSLSSSPTF from the coding sequence ATGATTGTTCTTGGAATTGAAACCAGCTGTGACGAAACGGCATTAGCCATTGTAGAAAATGGCCGTAAAGTCATTGCAAACAAAGTCTATAGCCAAATTGCCAAACACCGTAACTGGGGTGGGGTAATACCTGAACTCGCTTCACGTTTGCACCTTGATGTCATAAATGATTTACTTGCTGAACTATTTCAAGATTGTAATTTATCGATGGAAGATATTGATACTATCGCTGTCAGTTCTGGACCTGGTCTCGTTGGTTCACTAATGGTGGGTGCCAATCTTGCCAAAGTCTTAGCTTGGCTTTATAACAAACCTTTGGTTGAGGTCAATCATCTGCATGGGCATGTTTGTGCCAACTTCTTAGATTCTGAGTTAGAGCCGCCGTTTCTGTGCATGCTCGCTAGTGGCGGGCACACTCAAATTATTGAAATGCAATCCTATACTCAAATGAAAATTCTTGCTGAAACAGTAGATGATGCTGCAGGAGAGGCTTTTGACAAAGTTGCTCGCTTAATGGGTTTGCCTTATCCTGGCGGACCAGAGATTGACAAGCTTGCACAAGGTCATTGTGAGCTTGCAAGAAACGTCAATCCAGAATTGAATCAATATCAATTCCCAGTGGCAATGCCCAAGTCACTAGATTTTAGTTTTTCTGGTCTCAAAACAGCGGTGCTAAGACTCAAAGAAAAAATAGGCGACGAGACTTGGGAGCAAGACAAAGCTGCTATTGCACATGGATTCCAAGAAACTGTCGCCAAAACCTTTTACCAAAAAACTCTTGCCGTCAGTGAGCTGGCTGGCATTAGCAAAATAGTTCTTGCAGGCGGCGTCTCAGCCAATACCGCTGTGCGCAGACTGTTCAAAGAAAAGTTCTCGCAAGAACCATATGAGTTAGTTATCCCTGGCTTAGCCTATTGCACTGATAATGCGGCGATGATTGCTTCAGCTGGTTTCTATCTTGCACAAGAACAAACAACTATAACGACGGATTATAGTTTTGAGGTTTATTCTAGGAGCTTGTCATCCAGCCCAACTTTTTAG
- the rlmD gene encoding 23S rRNA (uracil(1939)-C(5))-methyltransferase RlmD, with amino-acid sequence MANGAHGIAKDSEQGTIFIENACPGDELEAEIYDQRKGFAFAEITDLTHASDLRETDAPCKIHKICGSCQWQHIKYDEQLKFKKQNLLDLIQQNKIETNFASDVDTKKVGTVQSTSSASEDKGDFINIPDLIGMSKPWNYRNKVIYPVEIVPETGRVKAGYFRRNSNELINIKYCPIQYTLFDEVMVELKELMDTRGYPNKLIRHIMLRSNSDNTELLISMIVRKEKLNKEFKNKIKSDLRKIQEKYKQIKTTSINYNDLSTNVILGDETEIISGEGFITESFGDIKLELSSTSFFQVNTEQFLKVIELIKKHIKPADRILDLYCGIGTIALSLAKSIPDLKLHGVEVVASAIANAKRNAELNGIANAEFIEARVEDWDEIPEHDVVIVNPPRKGCTNKVLDKLAESKKIIYVSCNPATLTRDIKYLEQFGFKLSYLQPVDMFPHSFHFENLAVLDR; translated from the coding sequence ATGGCTAATGGAGCCCATGGGATAGCAAAGGATTCTGAGCAAGGTACTATCTTTATTGAAAATGCTTGTCCTGGTGATGAGCTTGAAGCTGAGATTTATGATCAACGTAAGGGTTTTGCTTTTGCTGAAATTACTGATTTAACTCACGCTAGTGATTTGAGAGAAACAGATGCTCCTTGCAAAATCCACAAGATTTGTGGCTCTTGTCAGTGGCAGCATATCAAGTATGATGAGCAGCTCAAGTTTAAGAAACAGAATTTATTGGATTTGATTCAGCAAAACAAGATTGAAACCAACTTTGCTAGTGATGTCGACACAAAAAAGGTCGGAACGGTGCAAAGCACTAGTTCCGCTAGTGAAGATAAAGGGGACTTTATTAACATTCCTGACTTGATTGGCATGTCTAAGCCCTGGAATTACCGTAACAAGGTGATTTACCCTGTTGAAATTGTTCCAGAAACAGGTAGAGTCAAAGCGGGGTATTTTAGACGCAATAGTAATGAATTGATCAATATCAAATATTGTCCAATACAATACACGCTCTTTGATGAAGTGATGGTGGAGCTTAAAGAGCTGATGGATACTCGCGGCTATCCAAATAAATTGATTCGCCATATTATGCTTCGCTCCAATTCTGATAACACAGAACTGTTGATTAGTATGATCGTACGCAAAGAAAAACTCAACAAGGAATTCAAAAATAAAATCAAGTCTGATTTGCGTAAGATCCAAGAAAAATATAAACAAATCAAAACAACTTCTATTAACTACAACGATCTTTCTACTAATGTGATTTTGGGTGATGAGACTGAGATCATTAGTGGCGAAGGTTTTATTACTGAGAGCTTTGGTGATATCAAACTAGAACTTTCAAGCACCAGTTTCTTTCAAGTGAACACAGAGCAGTTTTTGAAGGTTATTGAATTGATCAAAAAACATATCAAGCCCGCTGATCGTATTTTGGATCTTTATTGTGGCATTGGTACAATTGCCTTGAGTCTTGCAAAGTCAATCCCTGACTTGAAATTGCATGGAGTTGAAGTGGTTGCTTCTGCGATCGCTAATGCCAAGAGAAATGCGGAGTTGAATGGAATTGCCAATGCTGAATTTATAGAAGCAAGGGTAGAAGATTGGGATGAGATACCTGAACACGATGTGGTAATCGTGAACCCGCCGCGCAAGGGCTGTACCAACAAAGTCCTAGACAAGCTCGCAGAATCCAAGAAGATTATTTATGTGAGTTGTAACCCAGCGACATTAACTAGAGACATCAAATACTTAGAACAGTTTGGTTTCAAGCTAAGCTATTTGCAACCAGTTGATATGTTTCCGCATAGCTTCCACTTTGAAAACTTAGCCGTGCTGGATCGTTGA